A window of Mangifera indica cultivar Alphonso chromosome 13, CATAS_Mindica_2.1, whole genome shotgun sequence contains these coding sequences:
- the LOC123194522 gene encoding protein PLASTID MOVEMENT IMPAIRED 1-RELATED 1 has translation MLSKAEARKKIGEGTNSLKLLNEIEAISKALYSEKNPVKSSSSVNNNRSKSAGKAPLPDAKGKLKYNNEDPSIKDKKSIWNWKPLKAFSGVKNRRFNCCFSLQVHSIEGLPQIFNDVSLLVHWKRRDGSSETHPAKVLDGTVEFEEKLTHTCLVYGSRNGPHHSAKYEAKHFLLYASVLGAPELDLGKHRVDLTRLLPLTLEELEDEKSSGKWTTSFKLSGKAKGATMNVSFGYTVIGVNTIPNGNNKSRHELVNVKQNNLGMIKSITKFGVHNAKNSMQQIGSIPGKVNQLSRSSTQSMEDIKDLHEVLPTSRSELASSVQMLYKKFDEEKLDPSNDHRPELDSASEHHLEPIKPQSYQMSVSGGENVDNECKDEFSVIEQGILSSAEEHIKSPELTVKIASSFTLKSSEVDEVDTSAPAFKEGKIYQDEDKVSDMDEVVGSYYCSKENDTYSKELLMKDLDSALVSVSNLVLETADSPEQPQNHIEIDSDHKVIGFGRSHSLDDVTASVATEFLDMLGIEHSPFGLSSESEPESPRERLLREFEKDALAGGYSLFDFGLGDEDQTEFVYDAPAVSESGILSEDLEPSSVVQAAEESWISTEDLKSKRKATMLEDLETEALMREWGLNEKVFQSSPTESSSGFGSPIDLPPEEPYQLPPLGEGMGPFLQTKNGGFLRSMNPSLFNNAKSGGSLIMQVSSPVVVPADMGSSVMEILQQLASVGIEKLSMQANKLMPLEDITGKTMQQVAWEAAPMLEGLESQYILHHQSEVRQDFSDLQKKVNGTSSGSRPSKLGSTSAGNEICSEYVSLEDLAPLAMDKIEALSMEGLRIQSGMSDEDAPSNISAQSIGEISALQGRVNMTGSLGLEGTGGLQLMDIKENCDEVDGLMGLSLTLDEWMRMDSGEIYDEDQISERTSKLLAAHHATSLDLIRGGSKGEKRRGKGSGRKYGLLGNNFTVALMVQLRDPLRNYEPVGAPMLSLIQVERVFVPPKPKIYCKVPEVRNDSAEDDETDSKAKDTKEEKVSEEEGIPQFQITEVHVAGLKTEPEKKKLWGNKTQQQSGSRWLLANGMGKTSKHPFMKSKTVSKSSTPLTTKVQPGDALWSISSRIHGTGAKWKELAALNPHKRNPNIILPNETIRLQ, from the exons ATGTTGTCAAAAGCTGAAGCTCGGAAGAAGATAGGTGAAGGGACAAATAGTTTGAAGTTGTTGAATGAGATCGAAGCTATAAGCAAAGCTCTTTATTCAGAGAAAAATCCTGTAAAAAGCTCGAGTTCTGTTAACAATAACCGCTCCAAATCAGCTGGGAAAGCCCCTTTGCCTGATGCCAAAGGGAAGTTGAAATACAATAATGAGGATCCATCTATCAAGGACAAGAAGTCCATTTGGAACTGGAAGCCATTAAAGGCATTCTCTGGTGTTAAAAATCGTAGGTTTAATTGTTGTTTCTCTCTCCAAGTCCATTCTATTGAAGGTTTGCCCCAGATTTTTAATGATGTTAGTCTTCTTGTTCACTGGAAGAGGCGGGATGGCAGTTCGGAGACTCATCCAGCTAAGGTTCTTGATGGAACAGTTGAGTTTGAAGAGAAATTGACACACACTTGCTTAGTTTATGGCAGTAGGAATGGACCCCATCATTCAGCAAAGTACGAGGCAAAGCATTTTTTGCTCTATGCTTCTGTGCTTGGAGCACCAGAACTAGATCTAGGGAAGCATCGGGTTGATCTCACAAGGTTGCTGCCTCTTACATTGGAAGAATTGGAGGATGAGAAGAGCTCCGGGAAGTGGACTACTAGTTTTAAGTTATCGGGGAAGGCTAAAGGTGCTACAATGAATGTTAGTTTTGGGTATACTGTAATTGGCGTTAATACAATTCCCAATGGAAATAATAAGAGTCGTCACGAGCTGGTGAATGTGAAGCAGAATAACTTGGGTATGATAAAGTCGATTACTAAATTTGGTGTGCATAATGCCAAGAACTCAATGCAGCAGATTGGAAGCATTCCTGGTAAAGTTAATCAGCTGTCTCGTTCCTCAACTCAATCCATGGAGGACATCAAAGATCTGCATGAAGTTTTGCCAACATCAAGGTCAGAGCTTGCCAGTTCAGTGCAGATGctgtataaaaaatttgatgaagaaaagTTGGATCCATCAAATGATCATAGACCTGAACTTGATTCGGCTTCTGAACATCATCTTGAGCCCATCAAACCACAGTCATATCAGATGTCTGTCTCTGGAGGAGAAAATGTTGATAACGAATGCAAAGATGAGTTCTCTGTAATTGAACAAGGGATATTATCATCGGCAGAGGAACATATAAAATCTCCAGAACTTACTGTGAAGATTGCTTCTAGTTTTACCTTAAAAAGTTCTGAAGTAGATGAAGTTGACACTTCTGCACCGGCTTTTAAAGAGGGAAAGATTTACCAGGATGAGGACAAAGTCAGTGACATGGATGAGGTAGTGGGATCTTATTACTGTTCCAAAGAGAATGACACATACTCCAAAGAATTATTGATGAAAGACTTGGATTCAGCTTTGGTCAGTGTGTCTAATTTGGTGTTAGAAACTGCGGATTCTCCTGAACAGCCACAGAATCACATAGAAATTGATAGTGATCATAAGGTGATTGGTTTTGGGAGGTCACATAGCTTGGATGATGTTACTGCATCTGTGGCAACTGAATTCTTGGATATGCTGGGGATTGAGCATAGTCCATTTGGCTTGAGTTCTGAGAGTGAGCCAGAGTCTCCGAGAGAGCGCTTgttaagggagtttgagaaagACGCTCTTGCTGGTGGTTAttctttgtttgattttggTCTAGGTGATGAAGACCAAACAGAATTTGTCTATGATGCTCCGGCTGTGTCTGAGAGTGGAATTTTGTCTGAGGATCTTGAGCCTTCATCTGTAGTTCAAGCTGCTGAGGAATCTTGGATTTCAACTGAGGATTTAAAGAGCAAAAGGAAGGCCACAATGTTGGAAGATTTGGAGACAGAAGCCTTAATGCGTGAGTGGGGACTGAATGAAAAGGTCTTCCAAAGTTCTCCAACCGAAAGCTCTAGTGGGTTTGGTAGTCCTATTGATTTGCCTCCAGAAGAGCCATATCAATTGCCTCCACTTGGGGAAGGAATGGGCCCATTTCTTCAGACAAAAAATGGAGGATTTTTGAGGTCTATGAATCCTTCACTCTTCAACAACGCTAAAAGTGGCGGGAGCTTGATCATGCAGGTCTCAAGTCCTGTTGTAGTACCTGCAGATATGGGTTCTAGTGTAATGGAGATACTTCAGCAACTGGCATCTGTTGGAATTGAGAAGCTCTCAATGCAGGCGAATAAATTAATGCCTTTGGAAGATATAACTGGGAAGACAATGCAGCAAGTGGCATGGGAAGCTGCACCAATGCTAGAGGGACTTGAGAG CCAGTACATATTGCACCACCAATCAGAGGTTCGGCAAGACTTTTCAGATTTGCAGAAGAAAGTGAATGGAACATCATCTGGATCCAGACCCAGTAAGCTTGGTTCAACTTCAGCAGGCAATGAAATTTGTTCGGAATATGTATCCTTAGAGGATCTTGCTCCTTTGGCTATGGATAAGATTGAAGCACTTTCAATGGAGGGGTTGAGAATACAATCTGGCATGTCAGATGAAGATGCACCTTCAAACATCAGTGCACAATCTATTGGGGAAATTTCTGCCCTCCAGGGCAGGGTGAACATGACTGGGTCACTTGGTTTGGAAGGAACTGGTGGGTTGCAATTGATggatataaaagaaaattgtgatGAAGTAGATGGATTAATGGGTCTTTCACTAACTCTTGATGAATGGATGAGGATGGATTCTGGTGAAATTTATGATGAAGACCAAATCAGTGAGCGGACTTCAAAATTACTTGCTGCCCATCATGCTACTTCCTTGGACTTGATTCGTGGAGGGTCAAAAGGGGAGAAAAGGCGGGGGAAAGGATCTGGGAGAAAGTATGGTTTATTGGGAAATAACTTCACAGTAGCACTGATGGTGCAACTTCGTGATCCTTTGAGGAATTATGAACCGGTTGGTGCACCAATGCTTTCTCTTATTCAGGTAGAGAGAGTTTTTGTCCCACCAAAGCCAAAAATATATTGCAAGGTACCAGAGGTGAGGAATGACAGTGCAGAGGACGATGAGACTGACTCAAAAGCAAAGGacacaaaagaagaaaaagtctCTGAAGAGGAAGGCATTCCGCAGTTTCAAATCACTGAAGTCCATGTTGCAGGTCTGAAGACAGAGCCTGAAAAGAAGAAGCTTTGGGGCAACAAAACCCAACAACAATCAGGGTCTCGCTGGTTGCTTGCTAATGGAATGGGGAAGACCAGTAAGCATCCATTTATGAAGTCAAAGACTGTTTCAAAGTCTTCAACTCCTCTGACTACAAAGGTTCAGCCTGGTGATGCTTTGTGGAGCATCTCATCTCGTATTCATGGTACTGGGGCTAAATGGAAGGAATTAGCAGCACTCAATCCACATAAACGGAATCCCAATATTATTCTCCCAAATGAAACTATTAGGTTGCAGTAA